The genomic stretch CAAGTGCGTACAAAAGAAAGAATCACTGATATATTTTATGTATCCTTCTAATGACCTTATAATCTATACAGCAATAATCAAAAGATACTACTTTTTCTTGACATCCATTGGCTTTATTAATATTATTTTGATAGTTACTATAATAATCGGCAAATATAAAGTATATAGGATATCTTATGAAACAAAAAAATTTTAAAGCACTTCTTTTTCGGTTGGATTGGGAAAAAGAAAATGCATTACGCAATAAGCAAATAATTGAATTTACGAAAAAATTAGGTAGATCGGATTTAAAAATTAGATTGCTATTGCCTGATAAAAAAACTTTTTCCAGCACTAAAGATGTAAATCCCTTCATTCAGGCTATACATAAAATTGGAATTTCTCCTGCAGAAACCATGGCATTACTTACTCAACCAGAAGATATAGAATCTGCTCGAGATAACGGTTTTGCCCTTATTGTAGGATGTAAAACTACAAAAGAAGAAAATGAAACAGAACATTTTTTTACAAAGGGGGCGGATATTGTCATTCAGAATTTAAGCGATTTACAGGCAAAATGGATTGATAAGTGGTTTAATCGATATCCTCCTCATCTTTTGGAATCAACACCAATCTTTCCCATTGAAAATAAAAAAATCTTTTTAAACCCCCGGTACCTTTATTCCGATTACAAAATAATGGAAGGGAAAGAAAAAGCTGTCTTCTTTTTCGATTATGATGGTACCCTAACCCCTATTGTCGAGCGGCCAGCTCTGGCTAAGATATCTCCGGAGATGAAAGAAATTGTCAAGCAGTTATCTCTACAATATAAATGTGCGATTGTAAGTGGAAGGGGAGTAAAAAATATACAAGCTTTAGTGGACATCCCGGGAATTTTTTATGTTGGAGATCATGGATTGGAAATTATTGGACCAGGTACTTCTATGTTACATCCTAA from Candidatus Atribacteria bacterium encodes the following:
- the otsB gene encoding trehalose-phosphatase, which gives rise to MKQKNFKALLFRLDWEKENALRNKQIIEFTKKLGRSDLKIRLLLPDKKTFSSTKDVNPFIQAIHKIGISPAETMALLTQPEDIESARDNGFALIVGCKTTKEENETEHFFTKGADIVIQNLSDLQAKWIDKWFNRYPPHLLESTPIFPIENKKIFLNPRYLYSDYKIMEGKEKAVFFFDYDGTLTPIVERPALAKISPEMKEIVKQLSLQYKCAIVSGRGVKNIQALVDIPGIFYVGDHGLEIIGPGTSMLHPKAKKFLPLIQNISKIVDKSLSHIPGVIVEKKKMSVAIHYRQVLKKDLTSLKLPLNKVLKENRENIRVLKGKKVIEFLPNIEWNKGKAVLWILNTLGVDWSEGKIFYLGDDTTDEDAFRILRTRGTGILIANKAQKSAADFRLSSPEEVQYWLKQFLN